One Eurosta solidaginis isolate ZX-2024a chromosome 1, ASM4086904v1, whole genome shotgun sequence genomic window, CTTAACGCTTAAGTTTCACTTTAAACTTCAAAATAAACCAGGACTGGAAGATatattttaacattcactttccaATATATCTTCATCGCCCGTTGTTGAGCTTAGCGTCGCATTATCCAAGTTAAATATATTTATTGCTTGTTTTTGTGCTAAAAAGTTGCGCATTTCAGCAAAGTTATCACGTTCTTTTACAATTTTGTTGCTCCGTTGAAATTCTTCATCAGCTGAATCATTGCtatcgctatcatcactttcttCTGTGTTATTGTTATCATTTTGATGCACTGAACTCGTTTTTCCAACGTCTCTCCTAACATCTTCATCTTTTGCAAAAAAATCATCTACGTTAATTCCTTTTCTCGCTAAAACTTCGCGTTCTTTCTCGAGCATCACATGACGTATGGGATCGATACGATCCTTTAATTGCTTTAGTACAGGTCGGAATTTTCCTTTCGTTAtacgtttttcaaaatttaatatctccATGTCATGATCTATATTACGTTGTCCGGCTTCAGCTTCTTTTTGTTCTTGCTCAGCATGCGCTTGTTGCTCATCATACATATAAGCATAGAAATCATCGCGCTTTTCTGCATCATTTTGATTCTTCGAAATTTCGACGCGTAAAAAGCTTTCTGGAAATTCATCACTCGCCACATTGCGATTTTCATTTTCGTTAGCTACCTCTGGTTGATGCTCGTTATCTACTttactatttaaaaatttattataaaccaGCATAAGACGTTGAAAGTCATCAAAGCATACAGATAGGGCACTTTCAATGCCACGCATATTATTTGCGACTTCTAGTAACTGCTTGGTATTGTCTTTATGCTCTGCTTCAGCTTCTGTCAAACGTTGTAATGTTATATCGAGCGCATGACATTCTCCAGCCACAGCTACCATGCAAGCGCTCAATTTGAGTGAAGAATCTTGCAGCACTGCAACAGGACTATTACGATTTTGCATTGCTTTTGTTGCATTTAGCGTTTCTATTTCCAATTGCTTCTTTTTATTAAGTTCGATTGCCAAATTTACAAAGTGATTTTCTTCCTCTTGCACGAGCT contains:
- the dind gene encoding uncharacterized protein dind, whose product is MRICGLHNKATMATAGGSTTAMETFFHPKFRSHIIDEVKQKRAITDQLINKILYSKRLLVDHVEALEQCLRHVKPSRQARDQTDSSNKAVSTNNNHKCVAAAPTSSGEIFTARNTCILLGTTILEHFVTPKALRLTLLPSLLLTTGFSAIYMIKNIFIFRNKIVENELDSLIRTIDEFGNCIRRNMTYFNEILIMKQEELIESRQIERAWDCITSAKEVTEILYDATRKLEMQHPLPARFSQYYSPMEELRECEYFKNNVTDYSPKHIKDFHNIFAYVQSQFLLRLALTISTKPSISELNAELVKIDCLIRQLVQEEENHFVNLAIELNKKKQLEIETLNATKAMQNRNSPVAVLQDSSLKLSACMVAVAGECHALDITLQRLTEAEAEHKDNTKQLLEVANNMRGIESALSVCFDDFQRLMLVYNKFLNSKVDNEHQPEVANENENRNVASDEFPESFLRVEISKNQNDAEKRDDFYAYMYDEQQAHAEQEQKEAEAGQRNIDHDMEILNFEKRITKGKFRPVLKQLKDRIDPIRHVMLEKEREVLARKGINVDDFFAKDEDVRRDVGKTSSVHQNDNNNTEESDDSDSNDSADEEFQRSNKIVKERDNFAEMRNFLAQKQAINIFNLDNATLSSTTGDEDILESEC